Proteins encoded by one window of Chrysemys picta bellii isolate R12L10 chromosome 10, ASM1138683v2, whole genome shotgun sequence:
- the PLD6 gene encoding mitochondrial cardiolipin hydrolase — MWPGLEALPWRWAGGAALGLGLALLVRGWWRRPRAPRREVLFFPSPVTCTAALLGEPGPAPCLCPLPHGDSPLARLLRRLLSARRSLELCLFAFSSPQLGRAVQLLHRRGVRVRLVTDSDYMVLTGSQIGRLRQAGIQVRHDQESGYMHHKFAIVDKKMLITGSLNWTTQAIQNNRENVLIVEDAEYVEPFLAEFERIWEEYNPANYTFFPTEKEQK; from the exons ATGTGGCCGGGCCTCGAGGCGTTGCCATGGCGCTGGGCGGGCGGCGCggccctggggctcgggctggcgCTGCTGGTGCGCGGGTGGTGGCGGCGGCCCCGGGCCCCGCGGCGCGAGGTGCTCTTCTTCCCGTCGCCGGTCACCTGCACCGCGGCGCTGCTGGGCGAGCCGGGCCCCGCGCCCTGCCTCTGCCCGCTGCCGCACGGCGACAGCCCGCTCGCCCGCCTGCTGCGCCGCCTGCTCTCGGCGCGCCGCTCCCTGGAGCTCTGTCTCTTCGCCTTCTCCAGCCCGCAGCTGGGCCGCGCCGTGCAGCTGCTGCACCGCCGGGGCGTGCGCGTGCGCCTCGTCACCGACTCCGACTACATGGTGCTCACCGGCTCGCAGATCGGCCGCCTGCGGCAGGCGG GGATTCAGGTGCGTCACGACCAGGAGAGTGGCTACATGCATCACAAATTTGCTATTGTAGACAAAAAGATGCTCATCACTGGTTCCCTCAACTGGACCACTCAAGCTATCCAGAACAACCGTGAGAACGTGCTGATTGTGGAGGATGCGGAGTATGTGGAGCCATTCCTGGCAGAGTTTGAAAGGATTTGGGAAGAGTACAATCCAGCTAATTACACATTTTTCCCCACTGAAAAGGAACAGAAATGA